The following is a genomic window from Saccopteryx bilineata isolate mSacBil1 chromosome 4, mSacBil1_pri_phased_curated, whole genome shotgun sequence.
TTCTCTCTGCCAGAACCTTTGCTCCCCAAGGATCTTTGTGTAGCTATCTCTTTGACTTTATTTGGGTTTCAGgtctttttcttaaaaagggctttccggccctggctggttggctcagtggtagagcatcggcctggcatgcggaagtcccgggttcgattcccggccagggcacacaggaaaggcgtccatctgcttctccacccctccccctctccttcctctctgtctctctcttcccctcccgcagccgaagctccattggagcaaaagatggcctgggcgctggggacggctccttggcctctgccccaggcgctagagtggctctggtctcgacagagagacaccccagatgggcagagcatcgccccctggtgggcgtgccaggtggatcccggtcgggcgcatgcgggagtctgtctgactgccttcccatttccagcttcagaaaagtacaaaaaaaaaaaaaaaaaggctttccaGACcacctttctttgtttctttctttttcagtgcgagagagagacagagagacatacagacaagacagagactggaagggagagagatgagaaacatcaactcgtagttgtcactttagttgttcattgattgcttctcatacgtgccttgactggggtgggggtaggggtgggcattccagccaagccagtgatcttgggcttccagccagtgacctttgttgatgaccccacactcaagccagagaccccttgctcaagtagtgaccttggggtttcacacctgggacctcagtgtcccaggtcaacactctatccactacaccaaaACTGGTCAGGTCAGACCACCTTTCTTAGTGCTATTTGCACTCCTTCTAATCACTTATTCCCttctcttcaatttcttttatggTGCTCATATGAATAACAGTCCTTGCAAGCTCACCACGGGCCAGCTATCATTCTAAGAATTATTGCGCACTACTCAAGCTAAGCCTCACAACTGCCTAGAAGTTTATTATAGACTGAATGTGTGTATGCCctgaagaaaggccatgtgagaacacagtgagaaggtggccCTCTAGAAGCCAAGAAGAGTCCTCACCAGGAACTGAATTGGCCAGCACTTTGATCTTCGCCCTCCCAGCCTCCtggactgtaagaaataaatttctgttgtttaagccccccagtctgtggggttttttgttatgGTAGCCCGAATAGACTAAGTTAAACAGTATTATTTCCCCATTACTACAGAAAACGACACGGAAGCACACAGAAATGAAGTGGTCTGCCTCCCAAACTTCTATTCTCTGTCCCCTATTGCTTTGATAGAACTTACACGGTTTACGGGTTGGTTGTTAATTCTCTGTCTTCAGCACAAGAGTCTAGGCTAGCCAGGAGCCAGGAACCTTTATTATCCTGAATCTACTGCACCTAGAATTGTGACTGGTACTCCAAAGAAACGGGAAGAATCGACCTTGGAgacagaattcaaacccaggcctcCAAAGAAATGGGAAGAATCGACCTCAgacagaattcaaacccaggcctaCAGCCTCTGCCTTCCCACAGTAGGCATTTGTGAGAATGGTCTCAACAACTATTTACTAACTGAATTTCTCTGCCTGTCCAAGTTCCCAAGGTCCAACCATCACCCTGTTTCCCTCTCTGGCTTAGGGGAGGGGTGATGTCCTGCTGTTGCACGCTGAGATTTAACTCCCAGTTTCGGCTAGGGCCCTGTGAGCAGGGCTGAGGGGAAAAGGGGGccactctccatcctctctgcaCCTCTGTCTCCTGCTCTAAACAAGTAGTCACCCACAGGCCACCCGGACTCGGTGAGATGGTGGACAGGGAACTGTAAACTGTACAGGGGTGAGGGTTAGTTATCTCCTAGGTCACCTACCTGGTCAGTTCACAACCTAATCCCAAACCACTTTTCCAGCCTCAGCTCCAGCGACAGttcccccctccctacagcaacCTAAGCTCTAGCTACAAGCTCAAACTTCCCCACCTATATGCATCTCCACATTCATTGTCCTCTGCCTGGGTGGCTGGCCATCTCCCGTGGGAAAACTCTTGCATCCTTAAAATACTGGCTTCCCCAGCGCCCTCAGAAACAGGCAGAAGGGCACCAGGGCGCAATAGGCCCCAGTATTTTCATCAGTAAAACGGGGTCTCTGAAGAATGTGGGAGTCTGAAGAGCGTTAGGGCCTACCAGACGCGCCGAGGAGCCGAGAGCTGCAGAAACGCAGCGCTTCTCGCTCCCTGCAACCGTCTACGTGTCTGCACCCCTGCCAGACAGCCCCGCAGGGCAGGGCCGTGAGCTGACTCGTCTCGGAATATGCCCCGGGAGAACGTGGCCTTGGAGAATGTGGCAAGGAGTGAACGAAGAATGagagaatgaacaaatgaatggaccGAGGGCCGGGACAGGACAAAGACCTGCAAGATGGCGTTCTCTAGGACCGCGGGAGGGGTGGACAGGACCTCGGCCTGGGAGGGGGCCACAGGCGCCGGGGCCCTTGCTAGGCGGGCTGCGCGCTTGGGACAAAAGCCTGCAACATGGCGGACTCTAGGACCCCCCGGGCCAGGTACGCGCAAGGCGGCCAGCGGCGCCGGCGGAGCCCAGACATCCGCAGCAGCCGGCCCACGGGAACAACCGGCGGGTTCTAGGACCCGCTGGGCCAGGAGCGCGCCCGCGCCCTCCCGGGGCCGCACTCCTCCTGCCCCGCCCGCGCTGCTCGTGCCAGGGCAACCCCATGCGCCCTCGGCACCcacagggaaactgaggtccgCTCGGATTTCGTCCGCGCCGGGGCCGCCCAGAGGTCCCCGCGGCTTCCTGCCGGTGTTTCCTACCTGAACAGACTTGGGTTGGCTCCGTGGCGCCAGCGACAGCTCCTCTCACCAACGGAGCTCCAGACACTACCAGGGAGAGACAGGCGCTaggacccgggggggggggggagagaggggcggGGCCGGCGGGCGGAAGTGGAAGCCAGCTTCCCCGGCTAAGAAGGGCAGCCAAGTTTACTGGAGTATCCCCCTGGCCGAAGGTGGCGGGCCAATAAATGACAGGGGTTCTCTGTAAGTGATAAAGACAGGGAACGCGGGACAGGCTTACTAAGTACATCGGGTTCTTGTTAGTTTGGGGCAAGATCAAGAACTATAAGGTGAGAGGACAGaaatgccatgctcaagctgtgcAGTGAGTGCCTAAGTACTTTTATATTCCACAACATTTCCTTTAACAGCGAGGAGTGCTTGAAGCTCCCTCGATCTGTATTGAGAAGTTTTTCAGGTAACCCCAGGAAAAGTGTCACCAAAGTACTGAGGGTACGGCTGCAGGACCTTTTTTACCCTCGTCTATGCTCTCAGCTCATATGCACCCCAGATCAATTCTAGCTGCTCTTGCCGGAAGTGTGGCTAAGGTTAGAGCGAAACTAGGCAGAGCTTTGACCTGCGTGGGCGGGGTCGGAGTCTCGTTTTCGCTCCTTGCTGAGCGCCGGAAGTGTGTCTGTGTAGAACCCGTACTTGAAGGTTGGTCAGGAAGTGTTCTCCTGGCGGAGGTTTCGCGGGGAAGCTTTTGCGGCTAGAACACTTCCTGTTTCCTAGTAACAATAGGAAGTGTCCGCGGGGCTGAGGGTAGACTCGGCTCGGGCCAACTGCGCTCGCTCTACTCCcgtcttccttccccttttcctttctctctcccccttccctctcacctCCTGGGAAGCCTGGCGGAGTGTGCGTGTGTTGGGAGCTCTAGTGCTCCCCATAGCCACTCCTTGGGGCGCGCGGCTGCAGTTAGGGTGAGGGTCCCAGTGCGCAGGCGCGCTCCCGTTCGCGGTCCCCAACGGACTCACCCGCGGCGGGAACGAGAAGGGGCCACTCGTGCGAGGTAGGGGGTCCTAAGAGGAAACTGGCCGAAAAGATCAGTGAGACGAGAGGAATCGTTTGGTTAGGAGATCAAACGATCAGGAGAGGGGGATTCAATCTTGAGCGACGGGGCATTGTGAAATGAGAGGTTGGGGAGCAGGTTCAGTGAGGGGGTTTAGTCCGGGATAGTTGTATTGGGGGTCCAGTAGAAGTGAAGAATCAGTCAGGAAGCCAAGGTGATGTAGAAGGCACGGGGTCCTGCTATGGAGAGGCCAAAGGCTTTGAAAAGAAGATTGCCAGAATCAGTGGGTTTGCTCATGTGTACACTAGGACAACAGACATTTCCCGTGTGTTGTGGGGATTAAGTGACACAATGAATATCCTTTATTTAGCACAGCGCTCAGCACATGATAATGCTCAGTTAGCATTTGTTCTTGTATTTTGAGAGAATGTAGAAGATAAACTGAGAAAGGGCTGCAGTGAGGAGGTGTGGGAAGGAAGGGTAGAGGGTGGAGAACCACCAGAAATGGGATGCAATTTCTATGATGGAAGACTGTTTGGGTTCTGGGGAAATAGGTGAAGGAAGGGGCCAAGAGTCTTTTAGAAAGGAGACTTTGTGACCCTGAAAGGAATAGGGCATGTGGGGGAACAAGCCCTTCTCTGAAGGGGAGCCCTAACTTCCATCTCTCAGGCCCTCATCTGTCAACTGAAGAAAGTTTCTCTTTCATTGCCTCTAGCCTAGTCTGTTTAGCTGGAGAGTAGAGGAGGGAGAATTGGACATATCTACTGAAAGCCCTAGACAAGGTTCAGGCTTCCTTTTAAGGTGTCACAGGAGATAGGTTGGTTGTTTCAGAATTAGAAGAGGGTTAGGGGCAGTAAGACTTTGGATTTGGTCTGAGGAACAGGTTAATAGGTCTATGATCAGAAGTGGTTACATCTCTCTGTACCTTATCTATACCTCTACTGATGAGTTAGGCCTAGGGAGGCTACCATATTTGGGGAGCTTAGGTACAGGGTGTCCTTAAACGATAGTGCTTCTGAATTAGATTCAGTAGAAAGCAGGGCTTGGGCATTGCTGCTTGGGGAAACTCTATGTGACCTCTAGTGAACTTGCTTATAGAGCCAAGAGGCAAAGTTAATTCAGGCCTTCCTTCTGACCACTGCCCCCTCTTCCTAGGCCTTGGCCCCACCACCAGAGGAAGATGCTTCTGCCAACTGCCTGTTCTTCCTGAACCTCCAGGTTTCTGCCACACTGCCCCATGGAGGATGCGCCCACCTCACTCAGCTGCTGTGACTGTCAGCGCCACTTTTCTAGCCTCCTGGAGCTGTCTAGGCACTGTGAGCTGCTCCATCCGTCCTCTAGCCAGGACAGTGAGGTGGCTGACGGCATCCCTTCACCTTACCACtgtcagcagtgtgggtggggctaCCGTCACCCAGGGAGCTTGGTCAGCCACCGCTGTACCCACGAGACTGGCCTTTTCCCCTGTACCGCTTGTGGCAAGGACTTCACCAATCCCATGGCCCTCAAGAGCCACATGAGGACTCATGCTCCTGAGGGTCACCCCAAGGAAGCCACTTCACACCTCCAAGGGGAGACAGTGTCCACTGACTCCTGGGGTCAGAGGCTTGGCCATAGGGAAAGCTGGGGAAACCAGAAAAAACACGCTGAAGAGACATCTGACTGTGCATCTGGGCCTGACCCCAGGGAAGCTCTGGACACCTGGGAAGATCCACCCACCAGACAAAGAGAAGGCTGGGAGAGGCAGTCAAATCTTGAAGAGGGTACAGAGGGCTTGGGGCCCACTACCAACTCTGCTAAAGGCCCGCCACTCCCCACTCCAGCCAGCAGCCTCCTTAGCAATTtggaacagtatttagctgagtcAGTGGTGAATTTCACAGGGGCCCAGGAACCTACCCAATCCCTTCCTGCTGAGGAGGAACGGCGGTACAAGTGTAGTCAATGTGGTAAGACTTATAAGCATGCTGGGAGCCTCACTAACCACCGCCAGAGCCACACTCTGGGCATCTACCCTTGTGCCATCTGTTTCAAGGAGTTCTCTAACCTAATGGCTCTGAAGAACCACTCCCGACTTCACGCCCAATATCGGCCTTATCAGTGTCCTCACTGCCCCCGTGCCTTTCGGCTCCCCCAAGAGTTGCTGGAACACCGGCAATCCCatgagggaggaaggcaggagcaGCTGTGGGAAGAGAAAGTGATGCCCACCACCAATGGGCACGCAGATGAGAGCAGGGACCAGCTCCCTAGTGTACTGATGCTGAATGGCTCTGGGGATCTGGAGGACAGTGGCCTGGAGGAATACCGACCTTTCCGCTGTGGGGACTGTGGCCGCACTTACCGCCATGCTGGGAGCCTTATCAACCACCGCAAGAGCCACCAGACAGGTGTCTACCCCTGCTCCATCTGTTCCAAACAGCTGTACAATGCAGCTGCTCTCAAAAACCACGTGCGGGCTCATCACAGACCCCGGCAAGGAGCTGTGGAGGATGGGCAGCCATCCGAGCCGCCAGCTCTCTTGCCTCTGGCTGAGACCACccacaaagagagagaggtccCCACTGCCACCCTGGACCACCGCCCCTATAAGTGCAATGAATGTGGTCGGGCTTACCGCCACCGGGGGAGCCTGGTGAACCACCGCCACAGCCATCAGACAGGAGAGTACCAGTGCTCACTCTGCCCCCGCAAATACCCCAACCTTATGGCCCTGCGCAACCATGTGAGGGTCCACTGCAAGTCCGCTCGCCGCAGCACAGGCCCAGGGACTGAAGACCCACCTAGCCACCTCAAGGGGGAGCCTGACGTGGTGGCTGCAGAGGCAGCCCCATGTACAGATCAGGGGAATGGGTGCAAGCATGAAGAGGCCACTGATGGCCCCCCAGCAGCAGACAGGACAGCAGCACCACAGATAAGTAGCATGTGCGGCATGCTCTTTGAAGACCCTGAGAGCCTTGAACTTCCTGGCCAGACCCATGGGGAAGAGGAGAATAGCAGAACAGAGACCAGGGAGTCACCTCCTCGGGCATTTGCCTGCCGAGATTGTGGAAAGAGCTATCGCCACTCAGGCAGCCTGATCAACCACAGGCAGACCCACCAGACAGGGGACTTCAGCTGCGGAGCCTGTGCCAAGCACTTCCACACCATGGCTGCCATGAAGAACCATTTGCGACGTCACAGTCGGCGACGGAGCAGGCGGCACTGGAGGCGGGCTGGCAGTGCCGGGATTGGGGGAGAAGCCAAACTCATGACAGGTGGGAACTGGGCCCAGGAGTTGGTGGAAGACAGTGAAGGCCTGGACTGTCCCCAGGACCCTTCCGGGGAGACTCCTAGTGGAGCTAAAGGCAGCTTGGAAAGTGAGGGGGGCTGTTTACAGGCTCAAGCTGAAAGAGACAAATGTGGGCTGGAGAGGGATGCGGCCTGTTTCCAGGGTGACAGAGAGAGCAGAGGTCCTGAGGAAATGCTGGGAAGGAAGGAGACCTGTTTCCTTGACAACTTGGACACCCCAGGTGATAAGGAAAGCCATGGGACGCACTTGTGTGATGGCCTCACTGGGGCAGGTGAAGACCAGAAACCAGCCCCTGGCCAGCCCAGCTCCTCCGGCCACTCTGTTGAAGTTGTCACTAACTGGCAGCCTGAGGTCTCCCATACATGTTCTGACTGTGGGCATTCTTTCCCCCATGCCACCAGCCTGCTGAGCCACAGACCCTGCCACCCACCAGACATCTACCAGTGCTCCCTCTGCCCGAAGGAGTTTGATACTCTGCCCGCCCTGCGCAGCCACTTCCAGAATCACAGGCCTGGGGAGGCCGCCCCCGCCCAGCCTTTCCTCTGCTGCCTCTGTGGCATGATCTTCCCTGGGCGGGCTGGCTACCGGCTTCACCGGCGACAGGCTCACGCCTCCTCCGGCCTGACGGAGGGCtcggaggaggagggggaagaggagggcgCAGCGGTGGCCGCCGCCTCCCACAGTTCCCCGCTGCAGCTCTCGGAAGCAGAGCTGCTGAATCAGCTGCAGCGTGAGGTGGAGGCCCTTGACGGAGCTGGTTATGGGCACATCTGTGGCTGTTGCGGTCAGACCTACGATGACCTGGGAAGCCTGGAGCGTCACCACCAAAGTCAGAGTTCTGGGGACACCACAGACAAGGCTCCCAGCCACTTGGGAGAGTCAGGTGACGCCACTGAAATGGTTGCAGATGGCATTTTTAAGGGCACAGTGACCTCCCTCTCTGCAGAGGGTGGGGACACAAAGTCTGGAGAGGGAGCAGGTGCCACCGGTGCAGACAGCCTCTGCACTGAGGGTGGGGAAAGTTCTCTGGAAGTCCAGCCCCGCCCTTTCCGCTGCAACCAGTGCGGCAAAACCTACCGCCATGGGGGCAGCCTGGTGAATCACCGCAAGATCCACCAGACCGGTGACTACGTCTGCCCGGTCTGCTCCCGCTGCTACCCCAACCTGGCTGCTTACCGCAACCATCTGCGGAACCACCCACGCTGCAAAGGCTCTGAGCCCCAGGTGAGGCCCGTCCCAGAGACGGCAGGCAGCGGTGAGCCCCAGAGTGTGGCCGAGGAGGGCCGGGGGCCTGCCGAAGTGGGGACGTTCCGAGAGGAACTTCAAGCTGAGCCCCCAGAGGAGGCGGCACTGGTGAAAGAAGAAGCGTGGGAGAAGAGCGCCGAGAAGGGTGGGGAGACGGAGCTGAGGTTGGAGACTGCGGACAAGGGCTGCCAGACCGAGGCTGGTTCAGAGCGGCCCTTCAGCTGTGAGCTGTGCGGCCGCTCGTACAAGCACGCCGGCAGCCTCATCAACCACCGGCAGAGCCACCAGACCGGCCACTTTGGCTGCCAGGCCTGCTCCAAAGGCTTCTCAAACCTCATGTCCCTCAAGAACCACCGGCGCATCCACGCAGACCCCCGGCGTTTCCGCTGCAGCGACTGTGGGAAAGCATTCCGCCTGCGCAAGCAGCTGGCTAGCCACCAGCGGA
Proteins encoded in this region:
- the ZNF646 gene encoding zinc finger protein 646, whose protein sequence is MEDAPTSLSCCDCQRHFSSLLELSRHCELLHPSSSQDSEVADGIPSPYHCQQCGWGYRHPGSLVSHRCTHETGLFPCTACGKDFTNPMALKSHMRTHAPEGHPKEATSHLQGETVSTDSWGQRLGHRESWGNQKKHAEETSDCASGPDPREALDTWEDPPTRQREGWERQSNLEEGTEGLGPTTNSAKGPPLPTPASSLLSNLEQYLAESVVNFTGAQEPTQSLPAEEERRYKCSQCGKTYKHAGSLTNHRQSHTLGIYPCAICFKEFSNLMALKNHSRLHAQYRPYQCPHCPRAFRLPQELLEHRQSHEGGRQEQLWEEKVMPTTNGHADESRDQLPSVLMLNGSGDLEDSGLEEYRPFRCGDCGRTYRHAGSLINHRKSHQTGVYPCSICSKQLYNAAALKNHVRAHHRPRQGAVEDGQPSEPPALLPLAETTHKEREVPTATLDHRPYKCNECGRAYRHRGSLVNHRHSHQTGEYQCSLCPRKYPNLMALRNHVRVHCKSARRSTGPGTEDPPSHLKGEPDVVAAEAAPCTDQGNGCKHEEATDGPPAADRTAAPQISSMCGMLFEDPESLELPGQTHGEEENSRTETRESPPRAFACRDCGKSYRHSGSLINHRQTHQTGDFSCGACAKHFHTMAAMKNHLRRHSRRRSRRHWRRAGSAGIGGEAKLMTGGNWAQELVEDSEGLDCPQDPSGETPSGAKGSLESEGGCLQAQAERDKCGLERDAACFQGDRESRGPEEMLGRKETCFLDNLDTPGDKESHGTHLCDGLTGAGEDQKPAPGQPSSSGHSVEVVTNWQPEVSHTCSDCGHSFPHATSLLSHRPCHPPDIYQCSLCPKEFDTLPALRSHFQNHRPGEAAPAQPFLCCLCGMIFPGRAGYRLHRRQAHASSGLTEGSEEEGEEEGAAVAAASHSSPLQLSEAELLNQLQREVEALDGAGYGHICGCCGQTYDDLGSLERHHQSQSSGDTTDKAPSHLGESGDATEMVADGIFKGTVTSLSAEGGDTKSGEGAGATGADSLCTEGGESSLEVQPRPFRCNQCGKTYRHGGSLVNHRKIHQTGDYVCPVCSRCYPNLAAYRNHLRNHPRCKGSEPQVRPVPETAGSGEPQSVAEEGRGPAEVGTFREELQAEPPEEAALVKEEAWEKSAEKGGETELRLETADKGCQTEAGSERPFSCELCGRSYKHAGSLINHRQSHQTGHFGCQACSKGFSNLMSLKNHRRIHADPRRFRCSDCGKAFRLRKQLASHQRIHGERGGDAGARKLTREDWPFRCGQCGRNYRHAGSLLNHQCTCETGQYSCPTCPKTYSNLLAWKEHQRLHSESRRRRAGRSRRAAVRCALCGRGFSGRGSLEQHLREHEEKSKSGLGGPDDTERSKGNLADDEGLEDRSCGAESAPQVGQGAMRPREQSNSPSRATGPAATEPVSWGLGQADGRQGDRGLVSCGGGQVPQHRVMTKLEDKSGDSVAISPCHLGNSQPSGPGLSQVSSWDSGDSNSQLQPESHLYSCCHCGKTCQSESPSNHHRHKTDCHCCQLCSQLMSPVATKSHSHNHIAAQTSACTDCGSTFQAHQELASHSQTHATGCSQAPPQTEEAGGPKAGTVEADVDLPGQGRAQTTLSDTPRALGQNTERANRGQGVRPTVAEDEERPFRCAQCGRSYRHAGSLLNHQKAHTTGLYPCSLCPKLLPNLLSLKNHGRTHTDPKRHRCSICGKAFRTAARLEGHGRVHAPQEGPFTCPHCPRHFRRRISFLQHQQQHQEERTVATSGTSKAPAADLSLPPSPTPTSPLLDPSPQWPADLGFSL